A genomic segment from Cryptococcus gattii WM276 chromosome J, complete sequence encodes:
- a CDS encoding mitochondrion protein, putative (Similar to TIGR gene model, XP_567578.1), giving the protein MSDKAGLYDISQPRFDLGTYGGRLAYFYSTTSPLTLFASPAKLQQAQKDVTHFESQIKENGKAGTWVTREQKAAYDNAKQLVNSSIHPDTGKPVPLPFRMSAFVPTNLIICAGMLMPNPSLKSVIFWQWANQTLNVAVNFSNANKSIEMTPQEIGTAYVAATFTSVFLAVSLTRLVPRLRVSPTTKDLLAKLVPFASVASAGVVNISCIRWKEMRDGVEVFKITHDPVDGNEQKQDLGKSAKAGQMAVMQSAASRVLTNIPILIIPPMVMTLLTNKGAFSGPRGKLASSLTQLTLIGLSLGVFLPPAIAYFPQRASTSPAKLENRFKEYEGPIYFNKGL; this is encoded by the exons ATGAGCGACAAGGCTGGCCTCTACGACATCT CTCAACCTCGCTTTGACCTCGGCACCTACG GCGGTCGTCTCGCGTATTTCTACTCTACCACCTCTCCTCTCACGCTCTTTGCCTCTCCCGCAAAACTACAGCAAGCTCAGAAAGATGTCACCCATTTCGAATCTCAGATCAAGGAGAACGGTAAAGCGGGGACGTGGGTGACCAGGGAACAAAAGGCGGCTTACGACAATGCCAAGCAGT TGGTTAACTCATCTATACACCCTGATACTGGCAAGCCGGTGCCCTTGCCTTTCAGGATGTCAGCCTTTGTACCTACCAACTTGAT AATATGC GCGGGTATGCTCATGCCCAACCCAAGTTTGAAGAGTGTCATCTTCTGGCAGTGGGCGAATCAGACTCTTAACGTTGCT GTCAACTTTAGCAACGCCAACAAATCTATCGAGATGACTCCTCAGGAAATCGGTACTG CGTATGTCGCCGCCACATTCACCTCCGTCTTCCTTGCCGTCTCTCTCACCCGCCTCGTCCCCCGCCTCCGCGTCTCCCCCACCACCAAAGACCTCCTCGCCAAGCTCGTGCCCTTTGCATCCGTCGCCAGCGCCGGTGTCGTCAATATCTCTTGTATCAGATGGAAAGAGATGCGCGACGGTGTGGAAGTGTTCAAGATCACGCATGACCCTGTTGATGGGAATGAACAAAAGCAGGATTTGGGGAAGAGTGCGAAAGCTGGGCAAATGGCTGTCATGCAGAGTGCCGCTAGTAGAGTCCTCACCAACAT TCCCATACTTATCATCCCCCCAATGGTTATGACCCTCCTCACGAACAAGGGTGCATTCTCCGGCCCCCGTGGTAAACTCGCCTCCTCCCTCACCCAACTCACGCTCATCGGTCTCTCCTTGGGCGTGTTCTTGCCTCCGGCGATCGCCTACTTCCCTCAGAGGGCTTCGACTTCTCCTGCAAAGCTGGAAAATCGATTCAAGGAGTACGAGGGACCTATTTACTTTAACAAGGGTCTTTAA
- a CDS encoding Hypothetical Protein (Similar to TIGR gene model, INSD accession AAW46068.1), whose product MTTGSSSEGTPVAKSIEDRPSPRISGLDRIRQRKAHSRSRKGCLVCRQRHKRCDENFVDGSCDRCRRSDFQCVLRPSEERLKYANLLAEKTSTSQTPSTGPFTQAAPTTAITDPPPDVTISSTDLSEFISSLFQPFDTNQQPDHNTAPSRVSMTDQSWLSGTLAKDMDLYAACLIGQLRFTATSKVDEKHSPVEELPSTISDEGNIDDIMEGCTWLPKESELADPHSPRSPPYGLGGVRENSSLSVNPSQFSLTDALASICDLQVYNFTVAGCVASYGPLLIGESIVKAVFGSQPIVIELNGAYDDQAGLVAFAQADIGRCICTKHRRPLFTLIPYDSNKITGSEMFITIPSRAHHFLSDICMLSVEDHVDSSKLVELEQSIKSSFDDPRIPIIWSRAAMITLYQRIHKVGPLHPTIRAMSWDILLDLPPQPCRKSEIFPLFLAGATAILETQRVAVRERWVRAPEKGFEEGLSFLEDLWAHLDKTGHTLSWLDYLEEKGGALAFF is encoded by the exons ATGACAACCGGAAGCAGCAGCGAGGGCACGCCTGTCGCGAAATCCATTGAGGATCGGCCATCGCCAAGGATATCAGGACTTGATCGAATAAGACAACGAAAAGCCCATAGCAGGAGTAGAAAAGGATGCTTGGTGTGTCGTCAAA GACATAAGCGTTGCGACGAGAACTTCGTCGACGGTTCTTGTGATCGATG TCGAAGGAGTGATTTTCAGTGCGTGCTGCGGCCAAGTGAAGAAAGATTAAAATATGCCAATCTCCTTGCTGAAAAAACATCGACCTCTCAAACGCCTTCAACAGGACCATTTACACAGGCTGCCCCTACAACAGCCATCACTGATCCTCCACCAGATGTGACAATCTCATCTACCGATTTGTCCGAGTTCATAAGCAGCCTCTTTCAGCCCTTTGATACAAATCAACAGCCAGACCATAATACT GCACCATCGAGAGTCTCTATGACCGATCAGAGCTGGCTTTCTGGAACTTTAGCGAAGGATATGGATCTGTATGCCGCCTGCCTAATAGGCCAACTCCGTTTCACTGCTACTTCCAAGGTAGATGAAAAGCACAGTCCGGTGGAGGAATTGCCTTCGACAATATCTGATGAAGGCAATATAGACGATATTATGGAAGGCT GTACATGGCTTCCCAAAGAGTCCGAGCTTGCCGATCCTCATTCTCCCAGGAGCCCGCCTTACGGTCTGGGAGGAGTAAGAGAGAACAGCTCACTGAGTGTTA ATCCGAGTCAGTTCTCTCTGACGGATGCTCTGGCTTCAATATGTGATCTAC AGGTGTACAATTTTACGGTAGCCGGATGTGTTGCTAGTTATGGCCCTTTATTGATAGGAGAATCCATAGTCAAAGCCGTGTTCGGCTCGCAGCCCATTGTCATTGAGCTGAACGGTGCTTACGATGACCAAGCGGGTCTTGTTGCCTTTGCACAAGCAGATATTGGCCGTTGCATATGTACCAAGCATCGGCGCCCTTT GTTCACGCTAATACCTTATGACTCAAACAAGATAACGGGTAGCGAAATGTTTATCACCATTCCATCACGCGCTCATCACTTTTTAAGCGATATTTGTATGCTCTCGGTCGAGGACCATGTCGACTCGTCCAAATTAGTAGAACTGGAACAATCCATCAAAAGCTCTTTTGACGACCCGCGGATACCGATAATCTGGTCACGAGCTGCGATGATCACCCTCTATCAACGAATTCATAAGGTCGGCCCCCTTCACCCAACCATCCGCGCAATGTCATGGGACATCCTCCTCGATCTTCCACCTCAGCCATGTCGAAAATCAGAAATATTCCCTCTATTCTTAGCGGGCGCAACGGCGATTTTGGAGACGCAGAGAGTGGCTGTGAGGGAGCGGTGGGTTAGAGCTCCTGAGAAAGGGTTTGAGGAGGGGTTAAGCTTTTTGGAGGATCTGTGGGCGCATCTGGATAAGACAGGACATACGTTGTCGTGGCTGGATTACctggaggagaagggaggagCGCTAGCCTTCTTCTGA
- a CDS encoding uncharacterized protein (Similar to TIGR gene model, INSD accession AAW46065.1), protein MLKLALATVATIASIQVSATSYPLSDSFSGTSFFDGFRFPVETYDNTTNGDVFWATADNTSLLYVNENNRVVIKVDNESDVVYLQKRYAPKLLSQKTWDIGTVWVMDAVHMPYGCSVWPAFWTQGPNWPAGGEIDISEGINLRTNNMVALHTTGGTCTISNSSSMTGSITYDNCDISQNSDSGCTVNDTNANSYGEGFAAAGGGVLVAEWATDGIRVWFLTRNAVPSSLSVSASSIDTSTLGEPVAQYSSDTCDVQNLFGPQTLTIDITLCGDFAGNADLLAETCGALVGDNTCYTTYVVNNQSSTLAQAYYEINYINVYSSNSNASATSTTTGAATSATSGSGSTAGASASAGGSGSSSGAGRVETVLGGLFGALLFGLVMIL, encoded by the exons ATGCTCAAGCTTGCTCTCGCCACCGTGGCGACTATCGCATCCATCCAGGTCAGCGCCACCTCTTATCCTCTGAGTGACTCcttttctggcacctcATTCTT CGACGGGTTCCGATTCCCCGTCGAGACATATGACAACACTACCAA CGGAGACGTCTTCTGGGCTACTGCGGATAACACCTCTCTCCTCTACGTCAACGAAAACAACCGTGTCGTCATCAAAGTCGACAACGAATCCGATGTCGTCTACCTCCAAAAACGATATGCACCCAAACTACTCAGTCAGAAGACTTGGGATATTGGTACCGTTTGGGTGATGGATGCTGTGCATATGCCTTATGGTTGCAGTGTTTGGCCTGCTTTCTGGACTC AGGGACCTAACTGGCCTGCTGGAGGTGAGATTGACATTTCTGAAGGTATCAACCTCCGTACCAACAACATGGTTGCTCTCCACACCACTGGTGGGAC CTGCACAATCTCAAACTCATCCTCTATGACCGGCTCAATCACCTACGACAACTGCGACATTTCCCAAAACTCAGACTCAGGATGTACCGTCAATGATACCAACGCTAATTCATACGGTGAGGGCTTCGCGGCCGCGGGTGGCGGTGTTTTGGTCGCCGAGTGGGCGACCGATGGGATCAGGGTTTGGTTCTTGACT AGGAATGCCGTACCCAGTTCTTTGAGCGTTAGTGCCTCCTCCATCGACACTTCCACTCTTGGCGAACCAGTTGCCCAATATAGCTCTGACACTTGCGACGTGCAAAATCTATTTGGCC CTCAAACTCTTACTATCGACATCACCCTTTGTGGCGATTTCGCCGGTAACGCCGATCTTCTCGCAGAAACTTGCGGTGCTCTGGTAGGCGATAACACTTG TTACACAACCTACGTCGTCAACAACCAATCATCCACCCTCGCTCAAGCTTACTACGAGATCAACTACATCAACGTCTACTCTTCTAACTCCAACGCGAGCGCAACTTCCACCACTACGGGTGCGGCTACTTCTGCCACTTCTGGATCTGGTTCTACTGCCGGTGCCAGTGCTAGTGCAGGTGGAAGCGGAAGCTCAAGTGGTGCTGGAAGGGTCGAGACCGTCCTTGGAGGATTGTTCGGTGCTTTGCTATTTGGCCTTGTGATGATTCTTTAA
- a CDS encoding uncharacterized protein (Similar to TIGR gene model, XP_567581.1) produces the protein MTPPAHWQTISPQTRPLTLTVLDLTPLALTVSLSLTPSASIPSLHHSHTSHSHHAHGAHGHPHTPVSHGLASQATNQKNRKRHRKRGHPNQISATSIHGEPSEDDEHEQEESDSTSHQDSSVSFKDLLRHGVLVYVNGQQSNNLFANVMDDEDEETEWEDEAETAPHGEEIEESMEQGITRRRPRKARFMTSAAEAAGKVTGKKKDEKPHSKGDKDRAVLVIYGLMPAQEYEIELRVVGMGGQENEALASTSVLIPAPPTPTVCSRSRANSLRSRSRPRSRSNSLTAPQAPEAAPDAPPSPTHAETIVPTPILNAVDTQAAQLRHLIATAHTEKELLQTQIKEARRTAQRGEAALKAEIETVKKGIEKAGGMDLRAKQKALALQEQVKQGWAGAEAAEKEMKAVEQGLTDLEKRLEQVKEEVEEVKKEFKEVKKEEEKAKESDKKTRSDEDKRLAEIISKIEKLKTKKSKKEAEGAELEKRLEELEKEMEEAEKKNEEEKANRSRTMSYYATGYGQQHYDSHDPTSFGPVGALPPPVPGSSTSQSTNRPLSTHPSLTNLSGPYAAGPAYRPKGAPGYTPRFPSGGARPSPTLPSPTQTTGFYPSASHPVPPAPVNVSPGFRPSKVSPAQGTSSTTRSGVNAAALPFHPPTYNSQPGWTASSSNPPATNPTPPGANNTPPAEHTTALMPPSLQHRIYLPNPRARPFQAPSAASPTITPSSAPPTNPSNPAVATAAAAASSSSSNSNPSSPAFPPLPTSSSTSNNKSTSAPVSQQGPSLASIVTRAVLAPTSVLAQKTSPSGGIGLPGSGSGVGIGPVDGVGRTGSPSGSTAGAGGIPGARTGTPPIAHSHGMGGLIKRGSYTGDFPPLSPTWSGPGLIGGTGAPGTAAGPNDGVDRNQGMQSSGSGTVTPGLTMKEGMPPPHGGNGNEKGGNGNGAWGKEGIVTGAILKKM, from the exons ATGACCCCTCCAGCTCACTGGCAGACAATATCCCCACAAACACGACCTTTGACTCTCACCGTCCTCGACCTCACACCGTTGGCTCTTACAGTCTCGCTCTCGCTTACCCCCTCCGCCTCCATCCCGTCGTTGCATCATTCACATACTTCACATTCTCATCATGCTCACGGCGCTCACGGCCACCCGCATACGCCTGTATCACATGGCCTCGCTTCCCAGGCTACAAATCAAAAGAATCGAAAACGTCACCGCAAACGGGGTCACCCGAATCAGATATCTGCAACGTCCATCCACGGAGAGCCGAGCGAAGATGACGAGCACGAGCAGGAAGAGTCCGATTCGACTTCACATCAGGATAGTTCTGTAAGCTTCAAAGACCTGTTGCGGCATGGCGTTTTGGTGTACGTCAATGGGCAACAATCAAACAACCTGTTCGCGAATGtgatggatgatgaggatgaggagacGGAGTGGGAGGACGAGGCTGAGACGGCACCACATGGGGAAGAGATAGAAGAGAGTATGGAGCAGGGCATCACACGTCGACGACCGCGAAAGGCGCGTTTCATGACGTCCGCGGCTGAAGCTGCGGGAAAGGTGAcgggaaagaagaaggatgagaagcCGCATTCAAAAGGGGATAAAGATAGAGCGGTACTCGTAATCTATGGGTTGATGCCTGCTCAAGAATATGAAATTGAGTTGAGGGTCGTTGGTATGGGAGGACAAGAAAACGAGGCGTTGG CCTCTACAAGTGTATTAATCCCGGCCCCACCTACACCGACCGTTTGCTCTCGCTCTAGAGCGAATTCCCTTCGTTCGCGTTCTCGCCCACGATCCCGATCCAACTCTCTCACTGCTCCTCAAGCTCCTGAAGCCGCACCTGACGCCCCTCCATCCCCTACCCATGCCGAGACAATCGTCCCTACTCCCATTTTGAACGCTGTCGACACCCAAGCCGCTCAGTTACGCCACTTGATCGCTACGGCCCATACCGAAAAAGAACTTCTTCAAACTCAGATCAAAGAAGCTCGGCGTACTGCACAAAGGGGAGAAGCAGCGTTAAAAGCGGAGATTGAGACTGTGAAAAAAGGAATTGAAAAGGCTGGTGGCATGGATTTGAGAGCAAAGCAAAAGGCATTGGCGCTGCAAGAACAAGTGAAACAAGGATGGGCTGGTGCTGAAGCAGCAGAAAAGGAGATGAAGGCGGTTGAGCAAGGGCTCACCGATCTGGAGAAACGGTTGGAGCAAGTaaaagaggaagtggaagaggtCAAGAAAGAGTTTAAAGAGGTtaagaaggaagaggaaaaggcCAAGGAGAGTGATAAAAAGACTAGAAGTGACGAAGACAAAAGATTAGCCGAGATAATCTCCAAGATCGAAAAGCTCAAGACGAAAAAGTCCAAGAAAGAGGCAGAGGGGGCAGAGCTCGAGAAACGATTGGAAGAGTTGGaaaaggagatggaagaggcagagaagaagaatgaagaggaaaaagcAAATCGGAGCCGGACAATGTCATATTACGCCACTGGGTACGGCCAACAACACTACGATTCTCACGATCCTACCTCATTTGGTCCTGTCGGCGCACTGCCACCTCCTGTTCCAGGGTCAAGCACATCTCAGAGCACCAACCGTCCACTTAGCACTCACCCTTCATTGACAAACCTCTCCGGGCCGTATGCAGCTGGACCCGCTTACCGTCCCAAGGGAGCACCGGGGTATACGCCTCGCTTCCCCTCTGGTGGTGCTCGTCCAAGTCCGactcttccctctcccaccCAGACAACGGGCTTCTATCCCTCTGCATCCCACCCTGTTCCTCCTGCTCCTGTCAATGTTTCTCCAGGGTTTAGACCTTCAAAAGTCTCACCTGCTCAAGGAACGAGTTCGACAACGAGGTCAGGCGTGAACGCTGCTGCTTTACCATTCCACCCGCCGACCTACAACTCTCAACCTGGATGGACTGCATCATCTAGTAACCCTCCCGCTACGAACCCAACCCCTCCCGGAGCCAATAATACGCCGCCAGCAGAACATACGACTGCGCTCATGCCTCCATCCCTTCAGCACCGTATTTACCTTCCCAACCCACGTGCTCGTCCGTTCCAAGCACCTTCTGCAGCTTCACCCACAATTACACCATCTAGTGCTCCTCCGACCAACCCATCCAACCCAGCGGTAGCAACAGCCGCCGCGGCCgcatcttcatcatcatccaatTCCAATCCTAGCTCGCCGGCTTTCCCGCCTCTTCCTACTTCATCCTCCACGTCAAACAACAAATCCACCTCCGCGCCTGTTTCTCAACAAGGACCTAGTTTGGCAAGTATTGTCACTCGCGCCGTTCTCGCGCCTACTTCGGTTTTAGCACAGAAAACTTCGCCAAGTGGGGGGATCGGCCTCCCCGGCTCTGGTTCTGGCGTCGGTATAGGGCCAGTTGACGGGGTGGGACGTACTGGGAGTCCATCAGGGTCGAcagcaggagcaggaggGATACCAGGCGCGAGAACAGGTACACCGCCTATAGCACACAGCCACGGGATGGGCGGGTTAATTAAACGCGGGAGCTATACAGGCGATTTCCCGCCTTTATCGCCTACCTGGTCTGGACCTGGACTTATTGGCGGTACCGGAGCTCCTGGTACTGCGGCCGGTCCGAACGATGGGGTTGATAGAAATCAGGGGATGCAGAGTTCGGGATCGGGGACGGTAACACCAGGATTGACGATGAAAGAGGGTATGCCGCCACCTCATGGTGGGAATGGGAACGAGAAGGGTGGGAATGGGAATGGAGCGTgggggaaggaagggatTGTGACAGGTGCCATTTTGAAAAAAATGTGA
- a CDS encoding Hypothetical Protein (Similar to TIGR gene model, INSD accession AAW46060.1) — MSAPLNISHNIHTQTPITKETSLSGTNVKLNNVSCITLEHTQKNLDDNKSDYAEAKTESKDVEGGKVTFAFEDDSWLLTRCDESVWEMMPCRLVPATITAFTMIQPLPPPSFNSSTFQHHTNPFVFAPPLPYLGALDQVALSPSGSYPQRPMTTGHSGKLIWNHQFNNGQPIQDQGQGNFVRRDTLKRPCSAPSGDNLKRTYKKMRADEEASGKDSGDRAHGNLAQEFDSGILKEHPENGAEQIDKSKYFHPALGKGKETQQSSAGKSKDPSDMAVPEVAETPANDGIYACRPSQHSFNSWFRYMPSGHIVTNDHTVPDGPNDSGSISKADIAGPSLFDTRAPVVRSTTNSHIAMPTSDDSCTTNGSDNAGMSLVTPSIRNLIYQPGSSMRLSKDTANGLPPSEAYGYAPLYTQHLPSWLNSPGSNQQFAFGYRFGTPSTSGQDVLDNELFEAKERPQTMPASSNLMPFSSSSNTNLPSTFDRRMSFPFISHSLTGPYLDVNTQQLSLFLPSLNTSVATTASATAPPSVFGGSDDGHSLSLRTIPAPSWTTGLPYQYKGQGQKKTDLTTNPEKKTKAETSTFCSCPVMHAPKAGEIGGGKYCMCTTRIGRDGHVEEYVSDRMAAGNPDKLCLLYVMYREAKDKNSSRPGDNNRWQKFWELHRGELINEAEAKVLLQKYKDNPVKDGERTDTAGSSAESEFSHDLSTVVSPRPSSASTALNTANTTTTNLSSVMPFRGIHSIDENRFGQQTLVSDNYIGGLVEECNVDVAEPARVEKAPGGHSLLKGDMEEIENLSRDGRFGLTPDSLYSSGGDDTSSDEGWGDEDSLFEPSYGLTSHL, encoded by the exons ATGTCGGCACCCTTGAACATCTCACACAACATCCACACCCAGACCCCGATCACTAAAGAAACTTCTCTTTCCGGCACAAATGTGAAGTTGAACAATGTATCTTGTATCACGCTTGAACACACACAAAAAAATCTAGACGACAACAAGTCAGATTATGCTGAGGCGAAAACTGAAAGCAAAGACGTTGAGGGCGGCAAGGTAACGTTTGCATTTGAAGACGATTCATGGTTGCTAACGAGATGTGATGAAAGTGTTTGGGAGATGATGCCTTGTCGACTGGTTCCCGCCACGATAACGGCGTTTACCATGATTCA ACCGCTCCCTCCACCGTCTTTTAATTCCAGCACCTTTCAACATCACACAAATCCTTTTGTTTTTGCCCCTCCTCTCCCATATCTCGGCGCCCTGGACCAAGTCGCGTTATCACCCTCTGGTTCCTATCCACAAAGGCCGATGACCACTGGCCATTCTGGTAAGTTGATATGGAACCACCAGTTCAACAATGGCCAACCGATCCAGGATCAAGGCCAAGGCAATTTTGTAAGGCGAGACACCCTGAAGAGGCCATGCAGTGCCCCATCGGGCGATAATTTGAAGAGGACGTACAAGAAAATGAGGGCTGATGAGGAGGCAAGTGGTAAAGATTCGGGCGATCGGGCACATGGTAATTTGGCTCAAGAGTTTGACTCGGGCATCTTGAAGGAGCACCCAGAGAACGGTGCTGAGCAGATTGACAAGTCAAAGTATTTCCATCCGGCTCttgggaaaggaaaagaaactcAACAAAGCTCTGCAGGTAAGAGCAAGGATCCCTCGGATATGGCCGTACCTGAAGTCGCCGAAACTCCAGCAAACGATGGCATCTACGCTTGTCGCCCAAGCCAACACAGCTTTAATTCTTGGTTTCGATACATGCCTTCAGGCCATATAGTCACTAATGACCATACTGTTCCCGATGGCCCGAATGACTCTGGGAGTATCTCAAAGGCCGACATTGCTGGACCTTCCTTGTTTGACACTCGGGCACCTGTCGTTCGATCGACGACCAACAGCCATATCGCCATGCCGACTTCGGATGACAGCTGTACGACCAATGGTTCCGACAATGCAGGAATGTCGCTTGTGACCCCATCAATTCGCAACTTGATTTATCAGCCCGGTTCCTCTATGCGTCTGAGCAAGGATACTGCAAATGGCCTTCCTCCTTCGGAGGCCTATGGATACGCTCCTCTGTATACCCAGCACCTACCATCTTGGTTAAACAGCCCAGGATCGAATCAGCAATTTGCCTTTGGATATCGCTTTGGAACACCATCTACATCTGGTCAGGACGTACTGGATAATGAACTTTTCGAAGCCAAGGAGAGACCGCAAACTATGCCAGCTTCGAGCAACCTTATGCCCTTTAGTTCCTCATCGAATACAAACTTGCCTTCAACATTTGACAGGCGCATGTCTTTCCCCTTCATCTCTCATTCATTAACGGGCCCCTATTTGGACGTCAATACTCAACAGCTCTCCCTATTCCTCCCTTCACTAAATACCAGCGTGGCCACGACCGCTTCGGCGACTGCTCCCCCCTCTGTTTTCGGAGGCAGTGACGATGGGCATTCTCTCTCTTTAAGAACCATCCCTGCCCCTTCGTGGACCACAGGTCTCCCATATCAGTACAAGGGCCAAGgccagaagaagactgaCCTCACAACGAATCCTGAGAAAAAGACTAAGGCAGAGACGTCTACTTTTTGTTCGTGCCCTGTGATGCATGCTCCCAAGGCGGGAGAGATTGGGGGTGGAAAATATTGTATGTGCACAACCAGA ATTGGCCGTGATGGGCACGTTGAGGAATACGTTTCAGATCGTATGGCCGCTGGCAACCCCGACAAGCTCTGCCTTTTGTACGTCATGTATAGGGAAGCCAAGGACAAGAACAGCTCAAGACCTGGAGACAATAACCGTTGGCAAAAGTTTTGGGAGCTTCATCGTGGTGAATTGATTAACGAAGCAGAGGCAAAAGTTCTTTTGCAAAAGTACAAGGATAACCCTGTAAAGGATGGTGAACGAACGGATACCGCTGGCAGTTCTGCGGAATCCGAGTTTTCTCACGACCTCTCTACTGTTGTTTCTCCTCGTCCCTCGTCTGCGTCCACCGCCCTCAACACTGCCAacaccaccaccaccaaccTATCGAGCGTCATGCCCTTCAGAGGTATTCATTCTATCGACGAAAACAGGTTCGGTCAGCAAACGTTAGTGAGCGACAACTATATTGGCGGCTTGGTGGAAGAATGCAATGTCGATGTGGCTGAACCGGCCCGAGTTGAAAAGGCACCTGGTGGACACAGTCTCCTGAAAGGGGATATGGAAGAAATCGAAAACTTGAGTCGTGACGGTAGGTTTGGTCTGACTCCCGACTCACTCTATTCGTCAGGAGGAGATGATACTTCGTCTGATGAAGGATGGGGTGACGAAGATAGTCTTTTTGAGCCGAGTTATGGGCTCACTTCTCATTTGTGA
- a CDS encoding Hypothetical Protein (Similar to TIGR gene model, INSD accession AAW46066.1) codes for MREPPHIPLTTLAPIHEVHHLIFREIDPLRLLTLSKSVFNYLLPKLYHTLPVDSTNVKQILYGVTSPGGYKAQALSYVKRLEIGIDGRGDPLRTALHDLFELSSLPRPLFSRLEHIHFGHSLWEPYDGPGGMFEALLPSYIPPCHISFDLCLFPTEQIWSNRDYNLSRQRRLTNFLLVFFHETSASHITFRVFHPSDCTKSSRPYREVYWDVQGESKVSADLHMLREWVVPRLLGRSEEELREDLERFFENGMEDRFKFLHDDTIAWDWKKRYVVSVLDEKLEGEDISE; via the coding sequence ATGCGCGAGCCTCCCCATATCCCTCTAACGACGCTGGCACCGATTCACGAAGTCCACCATCTTATCTTCCGCGAAATTGATCCCCTCCGCCTCCTCACCCTCTCCAAATCCGTATTCAACTACCTCCTCCCCAAGCTATACCACACCCTCCCAGTCGATAGTACAAATGTCAAACAAATTCTCTATGGCGTCACTTCTCCCGGCGGATACAAAGCCCAGGCGCTAAGCTATGTGAAGAGGCTTGAGATAGGGATTGATGGGCGAGGAGATCCGCTGAGAACGGCGCTGCACGATTTGTTTGAACTTTCGAGCTTGCCAAGACCACTATTCTCCAGGTTAGAGCATATTCATTTTGGACATTCCCTCTGGGAGCCATATGATGGTCCTGGTGGAATGTTTGAAGCTCTTCTCCCATCGTATATCCCCCCATGCCATATCTCTTTCGACCTCTGCCTGTTCCCGACTGAGCAAATATGGTCGAACAGGGATTACAACCTCAGCCGACAGAGACGACTCACAAATTTTTTGCTGGTGTTTTTCCATGAGACGAGTGCGAGTCATATCACTTTTAGGGTCTTCCATCCATCAGACTGCACGAAGAGTAGCCGACCGTATAGGGAAGTGTACTGGGATGTCCAGGGGGAGAGCAAGGTTTCGGCTGATTTGCACATGTTGAGGGAGTGGGTCGTGCCCCGCTTGTTGGGCAGGAGCGAGGAAGAGCTGAGAGAGGATCTGGAAAGGTTCTTTGAAAATGGGATGGAGGATAGGTTCAAGTTCTTGCATGATGACACCATTGCCTGGgattggaagaagagatatGTTGTGAGCGTCCTCGATGAGAAGTTGGAGGGGGAAGATATATCTGAATAG
- a CDS encoding putative proteinCNBJ0530 (Similar to SGTC gene model, INSD accession EAL18628.1), with protein sequence MGLSQSSQGTQSPPPATQPSLPSHAPQSILSLFLPATPPLLTHDHIPPALSDITLVTSYLAYLGLPLELALRILDEARYWDGCRRESKKEVMVYSTRDGGYVKRGLEWLTGQEEEVPEAAMAGDGGLEGGKGKVWYLVSSPIGCFGDSDPMNTRVGHGERTAWVKEVVIETFSKDQGWSNYAQHYGTYDSSYSWFEVSLLRGDKEVPGSRHIVQHNVHAGQYCKYHTNTLTIEHPTLQLAQQGDRIVLWVRALYPGWSNWIREGAITVFSAPFPQA encoded by the exons ATGGGATTATCCCAGTCATCCCAGGGTACCCAGTCCCCTCCTCCAGCAACTCAGCCATCCTTGCCATCCCACGCTCCACAAAGCatcctttctctcttcctgCCCGCCACGCCTCCCCTCCTCACCCACGACCACATCCCACCCGCACTCTCTGATATCACCCTCGTTACATCCTACCTCGCCTACCTTGGTCTCCCACTCGAACTCGCACTCAGAATACTAGACGAGGCGCGGTACTGGGACGGATGTAGGAGGGAGAGCAAGAAGGAGGTGATGGTATATTCGACAAGAGACGGCGGGTATGTTAAGCGTGGGCTGGAGTGGCTTACCGGtcaggaagaggaggtaCCGGAGGCGGCGATGGCGGGGGACGGGGGGTTGGAAGGCGGGAAAGGAAAAGTGTGGTACCTTGTTTCGAGCCCAATTGGATGTTTTGGTGATTCTGATCCCATGAATACAAGAGTTGGGCACGGAGAGAGGACAGCGTGGGTGAAGGAAGTGGTGATTGAGACGTTCTCAAAGGATCAAGGATGGTCAAACTATGCTCAGCATTATG GCACCTACGACAGCTCGTACTCCTGGTTCGAAGTATCCCTCCTTCGAGGAGACAAGGAAGTCCCGGGCTCTCGGCATATTGTCCAACACAACGTCCACG CCGGGCAGTACTGTAAATACCACACCAATACGCTCACGATTGAACATCCTACTCTTCAATTGGCCCAGCAAGGTGACAGGATTGTACTTTGGGTACGGGCACTTTACCCCGGGTGGAGTAACTGGATACG GGAAGGCGCCATCACTGTGTTTAGTGCCCCATTCCCCCAGGCTTGA